Proteins found in one Paenibacillus borealis genomic segment:
- a CDS encoding amino acid ABC transporter substrate-binding protein, producing MAIAIIAGCSSSGSNDGKLVIGIDDKFAPMGFRDDNNEIVGFDIDYAKAAAEKMGKEVTFLPIDWSAKESELNSGRIDMIWNGYTITDERKEKVLFTKPYLENSQVVVVLADSALSTLKDLAGKEVGLQSLSSAADALDANPIKAELKGVSEFTDNVLALTDLKSGRLDGVVIDEVVARYYISKEPETYKLMDESLAPEQYGIGIKKGNEDLLTELQKALDALSSDGTAAEISTKWFGENKVLN from the coding sequence ATGGCTATTGCTATAATAGCAGGCTGCTCCAGTTCCGGAAGTAATGACGGTAAGCTGGTGATCGGTATAGATGATAAGTTTGCCCCGATGGGCTTCAGGGATGATAACAATGAAATTGTCGGGTTCGATATTGACTATGCGAAAGCGGCTGCTGAGAAAATGGGCAAAGAGGTTACCTTCCTGCCGATTGACTGGTCTGCCAAGGAATCGGAGCTGAATAGCGGACGCATTGATATGATATGGAACGGCTACACCATCACAGACGAGCGCAAGGAAAAAGTATTATTCACCAAGCCTTATCTGGAGAACAGCCAGGTTGTAGTCGTGCTTGCAGATTCAGCGCTGTCTACGCTTAAGGATCTGGCCGGCAAAGAGGTCGGACTGCAAAGCCTCTCATCTGCTGCCGATGCCCTGGATGCTAATCCGATCAAGGCGGAGCTTAAAGGTGTCTCTGAATTCACCGATAATGTGCTTGCCCTGACAGACCTGAAATCGGGACGTCTGGATGGAGTAGTCATTGATGAAGTTGTCGCCAGATATTACATCTCCAAGGAGCCGGAGACTTACAAGCTGATGGATGAATCGCTGGCTCCTGAGCAATATGGCATCGGGATTAAGAAAGGCAATGAAGACCTGCTGACTGAGCTGCAGAAGGCATTGGACGCGCTGAGCAGTGACGGAACGGCTGCCGAGATTTCCACGAAATGGTTCGGAGAGAACAAAGTACTTAACTAG
- a CDS encoding amino acid ABC transporter permease: MNIDYIIKISGPMLEGARTTVLLFLIVIVLSIPLGMVVTLMAKSPVKPLAWIAHTYIYVMRGTPLLLQLLFFCFGLPQIPVIGQYLVMDRFVAASLGFILNYGAYFAEIFRGGMLSIDKGQHEAAKVLGLSKWQTLRKVILAQMFRVALPAVANESITLVKDTALLYAVAVPELLNFAKTAVNRDFTVTPFVVAGVIYLLMTLVLTLFFKTLEKRFKFE; the protein is encoded by the coding sequence ATGAATATTGACTATATTATCAAAATTTCCGGACCGATGCTGGAGGGGGCACGGACAACGGTATTGCTGTTCCTGATCGTAATCGTATTGTCCATTCCGCTCGGAATGGTGGTTACCCTGATGGCCAAAAGTCCGGTCAAGCCGCTGGCCTGGATTGCACATACTTATATTTACGTGATGCGCGGAACTCCTCTGCTCTTGCAGCTGTTGTTCTTCTGCTTCGGCCTGCCGCAGATTCCCGTGATTGGACAATATCTGGTCATGGACCGGTTCGTTGCGGCCAGCCTTGGATTTATTCTTAATTATGGCGCTTACTTCGCCGAGATCTTCCGCGGGGGAATGCTCTCGATCGATAAAGGCCAGCATGAGGCGGCCAAGGTTCTCGGGCTGAGCAAATGGCAGACTCTGCGCAAGGTCATTCTCGCCCAGATGTTCCGGGTGGCGCTGCCTGCAGTAGCCAATGAGTCCATAACCCTGGTCAAGGACACTGCCTTGCTGTATGCCGTAGCCGTACCGGAGTTGCTCAATTTCGCCAAAACGGCGGTAAACCGTGATTTCACGGTTACCCCTTTTGTCGTAGCGGGCGTAATTTATTTGCTGATGACACTGGTGCTTACGCTGTTCTTCAAGACACTGGAGAAACGTTTCAAATTTGAGTAG
- a CDS encoding amino acid ABC transporter ATP-binding protein: MSSMIEVSQLQKSFGSLDVLKQITFDVKPGEVVAVIGPSGSGKSTMLRSLVHLEEVTGGSILICGKALVDNGKYAGNADIREITSTMGMVFQHFNLFPHLTVRGNLELAPRTLKRESVQDITAKSEALLSKVGLADKADVYPAMLSGGQKQRVAIARAMMLNPDILLFDEPTSALDPELTGEVLRVIRQLADENMTMIIVTHEMNFARDVADRVFFMDNGEIAESGTPEQIFGNPQLERTRTFLNRE, translated from the coding sequence ATGAGTAGTATGATTGAAGTATCGCAATTGCAGAAATCCTTCGGCAGCCTCGATGTGCTGAAACAGATTACCTTTGACGTTAAACCCGGAGAAGTCGTTGCGGTGATCGGACCGTCCGGCTCAGGCAAAAGCACCATGCTGCGCAGTCTTGTGCATCTGGAGGAGGTTACCGGCGGAAGCATCCTGATCTGCGGCAAAGCGCTCGTGGACAATGGCAAATATGCCGGTAATGCGGACATTAGGGAAATCACCTCGACCATGGGGATGGTGTTTCAGCACTTTAATCTGTTTCCGCATCTCACCGTAAGGGGTAACCTGGAGCTTGCCCCGAGAACGCTGAAGCGGGAGAGTGTTCAGGATATCACGGCCAAAAGCGAGGCGCTGCTCTCCAAAGTAGGTCTTGCCGATAAAGCAGACGTCTACCCCGCCATGCTGTCAGGCGGGCAGAAGCAGCGGGTGGCAATCGCCCGGGCGATGATGCTGAATCCGGACATTCTCCTGTTCGACGAGCCGACCTCGGCGCTCGATCCTGAATTGACCGGTGAGGTGCTGCGGGTCATCCGCCAGCTTGCGGACGAGAACATGACGATGATTATCGTCACGCATGAGATGAACTTCGCCCGCGATGTGGCCGACCGTGTATTCTTCATGGATAACGGCGAAATCGCCGAATCCGGCACACCGGAGCAGATCTTCGGCAACCCGCAGCTGGAGCGGACCCGGACATTTCTGAACCGGGAGTAA
- a CDS encoding glycosyl hydrolase 115 family protein — translation MSYELVKRNTTIQIYMSETENSAVHIAVNNLIRDIAAVCGCKAELSQEIGQCSIIIGTAGNEAVAENISGKQLSLNKLRAEGAYRWEAFLHELVDGVLYIIGTDRRGTIYGIYDLCEQLGVSPWYYWADVPVKVKESFSLPADYSKTDWPSVKYRGIFLNDEEELNDWAKLHTADDTIGPEAYEKIFELLLRLKGNYIWPAMHVNFFNGNLRNGALAEEMGIVVGTSHCDMLLRSNQNEWTPWIMSKGYTDAVYDYSIEGRNREVLLEYWQESVEQNKDYEVSFTMGMRGIHDSGFHTKSIDEDDSLSAEEKTTAKVRLLGDIIKDQRKILIKVLGEAKGAEVLQTFVPYKEVLDLYNLGLEVPEDVTLIWANDNFGHVRRYPNEAERGRSGGHGLYYHSSYWAHGGTAMSYLFINSIPLAHTGNELKKSYESGIRNIWVQNIGGLKPLEQDMEFFIRYGWEAGKETGITRNTRQFTEHWINTNFSGNRGAEAAELYEVFARVTNVRKIEHMNSDVFTQTVLGDEAGRRLKMLEDIFRRGNAILDSLPPEERAAFFQLFLMKIHASYYTNHEFYYADRSNLSYARGNMQAADQYTELSGKMLAYKRSMLHFYNHKMSEGKWEGILTPESFPPPPTAMFPARKPALRISGSGARVDLWNNDEALSFSAYGVAQKWIEIGNQGAGSIPYSIEVTEGADWITLSDHEGMIHTEKRILVSVLNPAEHAGKRGVVTVRDHRNGAEYSVKVQIEKGIELPGSYSGYIEADGYVSIPAAGYDRNNFHEAVEGDAAKFGWITVPGLGRHEGDAVMAWHSELRPLEVLDKACPHLEYDLYLQHNGKFKLEICRFLTLDSTGQIRFGVGIDEEDPFIVESETRDEWLGNWKEAVFDNGEKITVELPFLSAGAHTLKIYMMDRYVTLTKLVLYTNAQSGSNLGPLFSRHGETPVAAYGLEGPEVQWDEVERLCSGLYLTSSDEVPPPNVLYADREFFQTMNTQIFNKLVNFPQTELGEPRYANISGSDGSKDWLQEFGSGVFVEQNGVLAIEAEYALENSANAYLTPAADGSGLSWSHLQAEKNGRTGLAMHVAAPGIRWDHPEQAPAMNYRLDISTQGTYQVWMLLRHYNDKSDSCYLALDGEVQPLSEQFGGGTLHTYNTAYVYYWCAISDLALTAGEHVLSVLARKSQLRIDRIYLTTGDKLPPVDAVWKDSERR, via the coding sequence GTGTCGTACGAATTAGTTAAGAGAAACACCACAATCCAAATCTACATGTCCGAAACAGAGAACAGCGCGGTACATATAGCGGTGAACAACCTTATCCGGGATATTGCGGCGGTGTGCGGCTGCAAGGCTGAGTTGTCACAAGAGATCGGTCAATGCAGCATTATAATCGGGACCGCAGGTAACGAGGCGGTGGCTGAGAACATTTCCGGGAAGCAGTTATCGCTCAACAAGCTTAGAGCTGAAGGCGCTTACCGCTGGGAAGCTTTTCTCCATGAGCTGGTGGACGGTGTATTGTATATCATCGGTACAGACAGACGCGGGACTATTTATGGAATATACGATTTATGTGAGCAGCTCGGCGTTTCTCCGTGGTATTACTGGGCGGATGTTCCGGTTAAAGTCAAAGAATCCTTCAGTCTTCCTGCGGATTACTCCAAGACAGATTGGCCGTCGGTGAAATACAGAGGCATCTTCCTGAATGATGAAGAGGAGCTGAACGATTGGGCGAAGCTGCATACCGCTGACGATACGATTGGCCCGGAGGCATATGAGAAAATTTTTGAGCTGCTGCTCCGCCTGAAAGGGAATTATATCTGGCCGGCGATGCATGTGAATTTCTTCAATGGCAACCTGCGGAACGGCGCACTTGCGGAGGAGATGGGGATTGTCGTCGGGACATCCCACTGTGATATGCTGCTGCGCAGCAACCAGAACGAATGGACGCCGTGGATCATGAGCAAAGGCTATACGGATGCCGTCTACGACTATTCTATAGAAGGAAGAAACCGCGAGGTTCTGCTGGAATACTGGCAGGAAAGTGTGGAACAGAATAAGGATTATGAAGTGAGCTTTACGATGGGCATGCGCGGTATTCATGATTCCGGGTTTCATACGAAGTCGATTGATGAAGATGATTCCTTAAGCGCGGAGGAGAAGACCACGGCTAAGGTACGTCTGCTTGGTGATATTATCAAGGATCAGCGCAAGATTCTGATAAAAGTACTCGGGGAAGCCAAGGGGGCCGAGGTACTGCAGACTTTTGTACCCTATAAAGAGGTGCTGGATCTGTACAATCTCGGTCTTGAAGTGCCGGAGGATGTCACACTGATCTGGGCGAATGACAATTTCGGGCATGTGCGCCGTTATCCGAATGAGGCGGAACGGGGGCGCAGCGGCGGGCACGGGCTGTATTACCATTCATCCTACTGGGCGCACGGGGGAACGGCCATGAGTTATCTGTTTATCAACTCGATTCCCTTGGCCCATACCGGCAATGAACTGAAGAAGTCCTATGAATCGGGAATCCGGAATATATGGGTGCAGAATATCGGCGGACTCAAGCCGCTGGAGCAGGATATGGAATTCTTCATCCGCTACGGCTGGGAAGCAGGGAAAGAAACGGGGATTACCAGGAATACCCGGCAGTTCACCGAGCACTGGATCAATACGAACTTCTCCGGTAATCGTGGTGCTGAAGCGGCTGAGTTATATGAAGTTTTTGCCCGGGTAACCAATGTGCGGAAGATTGAACATATGAATTCGGATGTCTTCACGCAAACGGTGCTGGGGGATGAGGCTGGACGCCGGCTGAAGATGCTTGAGGATATTTTCCGGCGGGGAAATGCGATTCTGGACAGTTTGCCGCCGGAGGAGCGTGCTGCCTTCTTCCAATTGTTCCTGATGAAGATACATGCTTCCTACTATACCAACCACGAATTCTATTATGCTGACCGGAGCAACCTTTCCTACGCGCGGGGGAATATGCAGGCAGCGGACCAGTACACGGAGCTATCCGGTAAAATGCTGGCCTACAAGCGGAGCATGCTGCATTTCTACAATCATAAGATGAGCGAAGGGAAATGGGAGGGAATCCTCACGCCTGAGAGCTTCCCGCCGCCTCCGACAGCAATGTTTCCGGCACGAAAACCTGCTTTGCGCATATCCGGAAGCGGGGCAAGAGTGGACCTGTGGAACAACGATGAGGCACTCTCATTCTCAGCGTATGGGGTGGCGCAAAAGTGGATCGAGATTGGGAACCAGGGAGCGGGAAGTATTCCTTATTCTATCGAAGTCACTGAAGGTGCGGACTGGATTACACTCTCGGATCATGAAGGCATGATCCACACCGAGAAAAGAATTCTTGTATCGGTATTGAATCCGGCAGAGCATGCGGGTAAGCGGGGAGTAGTTACTGTTCGCGATCATAGAAATGGAGCGGAATACTCTGTTAAGGTTCAGATTGAGAAGGGGATAGAGCTTCCCGGCAGTTATTCGGGTTATATTGAAGCGGACGGTTATGTATCCATTCCGGCAGCGGGTTACGACAGAAACAATTTCCATGAAGCTGTAGAGGGGGATGCAGCGAAGTTCGGCTGGATAACCGTGCCGGGCCTCGGCAGGCATGAGGGGGATGCGGTAATGGCCTGGCATTCGGAGCTCCGTCCGCTGGAAGTCCTGGACAAGGCGTGTCCTCATCTGGAATATGATCTCTATTTACAGCATAACGGAAAGTTCAAGCTGGAAATCTGCAGGTTCCTTACACTGGATTCCACGGGGCAGATCCGCTTCGGTGTCGGCATAGATGAAGAAGATCCGTTTATCGTAGAAAGCGAGACCCGTGACGAATGGCTCGGCAACTGGAAGGAAGCTGTGTTCGATAACGGTGAGAAAATAACGGTGGAGCTTCCGTTCCTCTCTGCCGGAGCCCATACCCTGAAAATTTATATGATGGACCGTTATGTGACCCTTACCAAACTTGTGCTGTATACCAACGCGCAAAGCGGAAGCAATCTGGGTCCTCTCTTCAGCAGACATGGGGAAACACCGGTTGCCGCGTATGGACTGGAGGGTCCGGAAGTGCAGTGGGATGAAGTGGAACGGCTGTGCAGCGGACTCTATTTAACAAGTTCGGATGAGGTTCCTCCTCCCAATGTCCTGTATGCGGACCGGGAGTTCTTCCAGACGATGAACACTCAGATCTTTAATAAGCTTGTGAATTTCCCGCAGACTGAGTTAGGTGAGCCGCGCTATGCTAACATCAGCGGAAGTGACGGGAGTAAGGATTGGCTTCAGGAATTTGGTTCCGGTGTCTTCGTTGAACAGAATGGAGTTCTGGCGATTGAAGCGGAATATGCGCTGGAGAATTCAGCGAATGCTTATCTGACGCCGGCTGCTGACGGAAGCGGCCTGAGCTGGAGTCATCTGCAGGCAGAAAAGAACGGGAGAACGGGGCTGGCGATGCACGTTGCTGCGCCGGGAATCCGGTGGGATCACCCGGAGCAGGCTCCGGCTATGAACTACCGGCTGGATATCAGTACACAGGGAACTTACCAGGTCTGGATGCTGCTCCGGCATTATAATGACAAGTCGGACTCCTGCTACCTGGCGCTGGACGGCGAAGTGCAGCCGTTATCCGAGCAGTTCGGCGGAGGTACGCTGCATACGTACAACACTGCGTATGTGTATTACTGGTGTGCGATATCCGACCTTGCGCTCACGGCCGGTGAGCATGTACTCTCCGTCCTGGCCAGAAAGTCGCAGCTGCGGATCGACCGGATCTACTTGACCACCGGTGACAAGCTGCCGCCAGTTGATGCGGTGTGGAAGGACTCGGAGCGGAGATAG
- a CDS encoding helix-turn-helix transcriptional regulator, whose translation MNADLYQAHPLFSMEYEKHDSNYRMPAFHYHNSYELYFLEDGYHHFVVNDALYDITMHDVALFKPNSFHKSRGNHSCARTCVYFTDRFLRLHFTDRSIQSLLSCFDKEIISTSKETFPRIKKLLLLLDKEDIDDPANRIFIYLADILNILNENVRSPRVEHVPAAYANFAPILLYISQNYNRISKIEEIAEEFFISKYYLCHVFKEATGLTLIQYLNNIKIQHACNLLVNSNLSILEIGNACGFNSSMYFCKIFKQALSVTPSEFRKQAAQ comes from the coding sequence ATGAATGCTGATTTATATCAAGCCCATCCGTTATTCTCCATGGAATACGAGAAACATGACTCCAACTACCGGATGCCCGCGTTCCACTATCACAACTCTTATGAGCTATATTTTCTCGAAGACGGCTATCATCATTTCGTGGTCAATGACGCCTTGTATGACATCACGATGCATGACGTGGCTTTATTCAAGCCCAACTCCTTTCACAAAAGCCGGGGCAATCACTCCTGTGCCAGAACCTGCGTGTATTTCACCGACCGTTTCCTGCGGCTGCATTTCACGGACCGTTCGATTCAGTCGCTGCTCAGCTGCTTTGACAAAGAAATCATCTCCACCAGCAAAGAAACCTTCCCGAGAATTAAGAAGCTGCTGCTGCTGCTCGACAAAGAGGATATCGATGACCCTGCCAACCGGATTTTCATCTATCTGGCCGATATCCTGAACATCCTGAATGAGAATGTAAGATCTCCCAGAGTGGAGCATGTGCCTGCGGCCTACGCAAATTTCGCCCCGATCCTGTTGTACATCAGTCAGAACTATAACCGGATCAGCAAAATCGAAGAAATCGCCGAAGAGTTCTTCATCTCCAAATATTATTTATGCCATGTCTTTAAAGAAGCGACCGGTCTCACCCTGATCCAATACCTGAACAATATTAAAATCCAGCATGCCTGCAATCTGCTTGTGAATTCCAATCTGTCCATTCTGGAGATCGGGAATGCCTGCGGCTTCAACTCATCTATGTATTTCTGTAAAATCTTCAAACAGGCGCTATCAGTAACGCCCAGCGAGTTCAGAAAACAGGCTGCGCAGTAA
- a CDS encoding AI-2E family transporter yields the protein MAKLNLFIRICIAVLLVLGIIYVSSLVDFIFTPVISLFSVAIVPLMLAVFFYYLLRPLIDYLASRKLNRTVAILLVYLVIAVLLLGFTVGVWPSLQNQLVNLANNMPGVFNAVGEQLTKLEDSDLLSKLIPADMNPASQLMDYLNKGFSLMTVYVSGLFSFVSNFAIVLFTFPILLFYMLKEGGKFGDKLVSFFPKRYHEEGASVVAEIDGVMSSFIVGRVLVNLALGVLMYFGFLMIGLPYSLLLTLVAVLMNFIPFIGAILSTVPIFIFGLIESPSTAIWSIVVVLVAQQIQDNLVAPYIFGKSMDIHPLTTIILVLAGGDFGGIIGILLIIPVYMMLKIITVKLYELFVRQRWEKEPEVPAEAGD from the coding sequence ATGGCCAAACTGAATTTGTTCATCCGCATTTGTATTGCAGTGCTGCTGGTGCTGGGAATCATCTATGTAAGCTCACTGGTGGACTTTATTTTCACACCTGTTATCTCGCTGTTCAGTGTTGCCATTGTGCCGTTAATGCTGGCCGTCTTCTTCTATTATCTGCTGCGTCCATTGATTGATTACCTGGCCTCCCGCAAGCTGAACCGGACAGTCGCTATATTGCTGGTCTATCTGGTTATCGCTGTGCTGCTGCTGGGATTCACGGTAGGCGTCTGGCCGTCGCTGCAGAATCAGCTGGTGAATCTGGCGAATAATATGCCGGGCGTATTCAATGCCGTGGGAGAGCAGCTGACGAAGCTGGAGGACAGCGATTTGTTGTCGAAGCTGATTCCTGCGGATATGAATCCGGCCAGCCAGCTGATGGATTATTTGAATAAGGGCTTCTCACTTATGACGGTTTATGTGTCGGGATTATTCTCCTTTGTCTCCAATTTCGCGATTGTACTCTTTACCTTTCCGATCCTGCTGTTCTACATGCTCAAAGAAGGCGGGAAGTTCGGCGACAAGCTCGTGAGCTTCTTTCCAAAGCGTTATCATGAGGAAGGTGCGTCCGTTGTTGCTGAAATCGACGGGGTGATGAGCAGCTTCATCGTCGGGAGAGTGCTGGTTAACCTGGCGCTGGGTGTCCTGATGTATTTTGGTTTTCTGATGATTGGGCTGCCATATTCGCTGCTGCTGACACTGGTGGCTGTGCTGATGAACTTTATCCCGTTTATCGGAGCGATTCTGTCCACCGTGCCGATCTTTATCTTCGGTCTGATTGAGTCGCCGTCCACGGCCATCTGGTCGATCGTGGTGGTGCTGGTCGCGCAGCAGATTCAGGATAATCTGGTGGCCCCTTATATCTTCGGAAAAAGTATGGATATCCATCCGCTGACGACGATCATTCTAGTCCTTGCCGGAGGCGATTTCGGCGGCATTATCGGCATCCTGCTGATTATACCCGTCTACATGATGCTGAAGATTATCACAGTCAAGCTATATGAGCTGTTTGTCCGGCAGCGCTGGGAAAAGGAACCGGAGGTGCCTGCGGAAGCGGGGGATTAA
- a CDS encoding response regulator transcription factor, translating into MIKILVVEDDKHVRKLMNAVLKREGYEVITAENGREALEVLEVQHIDLIILDIMMPEMDGYEFAEELKEADNRIPILMATAKQLPEDKKKGFRLGTDDYMTKPVDTEEMLLRIQALLRRSQIANARKLVIGKVHLDYDTLTVSRDDDKQTLPQKEFYLLYKLLSYPERIFTRIQLMDEIWGMDSESTDTTVNVHINRLRKRFEAYPEFELVSVRGLGYKAVRT; encoded by the coding sequence ATGATAAAGATCCTTGTTGTAGAAGACGATAAGCATGTACGCAAGCTGATGAACGCTGTCCTGAAACGGGAAGGTTATGAAGTGATAACGGCTGAGAATGGAAGGGAAGCCCTGGAGGTTCTTGAAGTCCAGCATATCGATCTGATTATTCTGGATATTATGATGCCGGAGATGGACGGGTATGAATTTGCCGAAGAGCTGAAGGAAGCGGACAATCGAATCCCCATCCTTATGGCCACAGCCAAACAGCTTCCTGAGGATAAGAAAAAAGGCTTCCGGCTCGGAACCGATGATTATATGACCAAGCCTGTGGATACAGAAGAAATGCTGCTGAGAATCCAGGCCCTTCTCCGCCGCTCGCAGATTGCGAATGCCCGTAAGCTGGTGATCGGCAAGGTTCATCTGGACTATGACACATTAACCGTCTCCCGGGACGATGACAAACAGACGCTTCCGCAGAAGGAATTCTATCTGCTCTATAAGCTGTTATCCTATCCGGAGCGCATCTTCACCCGCATCCAGCTGATGGACGAGATTTGGGGGATGGACAGCGAAAGCACGGATACTACGGTGAATGTGCATATCAACCGCCTGCGCAAACGTTTTGAAGCCTATCCGGAGTTCGAGCTGGTCTCTGTCCGCGGGCTCGGATATAAGGCGGTGAGAACATGA
- a CDS encoding sensor histidine kinase, with protein MNMIKRLTGKIGLSLYFSLAVFIIFLITVLITGILVYLLMVFGVLNERIIQDFKVLTFITLIACIMIGTVTSGLASRRMLKSIRTFIDATNQLAGGDFTTRLRLNNPPEFKILSANFNRMADELGGIEILRTDFINNFSHEFRTPIVSIKGFAEILKDDELSKEERNEYLDIVIEESTRLAALASNVLSLSKVEAQTILTGREPFNVGEQIRQCVLLLHTKMEKKHISITANVQDYEVPGNKEMLNQVWLNLLDNAIKFTPEHGEIEVSMRQAEDKIEITFRDNGAGISAAALPKVFDKFYQQDTSHSAAGNGLGLTIVHKIIQLHGGTITCGSVPMQGTTFTLLLPASKKLPSTK; from the coding sequence ATGAACATGATCAAGAGGCTGACGGGTAAAATCGGTCTGTCGCTCTACTTCTCGCTTGCTGTATTTATCATCTTCCTCATTACCGTTCTGATTACCGGCATACTGGTCTATCTGCTGATGGTCTTTGGTGTACTCAATGAACGCATCATTCAGGATTTCAAAGTCCTCACCTTTATCACATTAATTGCTTGCATCATGATCGGCACCGTCACCTCGGGTCTGGCCAGCCGGAGGATGCTGAAATCCATCCGCACCTTTATCGATGCCACCAACCAGCTGGCAGGAGGGGATTTCACCACCCGTCTGCGGCTCAATAATCCGCCCGAATTCAAGATTCTCTCTGCCAATTTCAACCGGATGGCGGATGAGCTGGGCGGTATTGAGATTCTGCGTACCGATTTCATCAACAATTTCTCGCATGAGTTCCGCACCCCGATTGTGTCGATCAAAGGATTCGCTGAAATCCTCAAGGATGATGAGCTGAGCAAGGAAGAACGGAATGAATATCTGGATATTGTGATCGAGGAATCCACCCGTCTGGCCGCCCTCGCTTCCAACGTCCTGAGCCTGTCCAAAGTGGAGGCCCAGACGATATTAACGGGCCGCGAGCCCTTCAATGTCGGTGAACAGATCCGCCAATGTGTACTCCTTCTGCACACAAAAATGGAGAAAAAACATATCTCCATCACAGCCAACGTGCAGGACTATGAGGTACCGGGAAATAAAGAGATGCTGAATCAGGTCTGGCTGAATCTGCTCGACAATGCTATTAAGTTCACTCCGGAGCATGGCGAAATTGAAGTTTCGATGCGGCAGGCCGAAGACAAGATCGAAATCACCTTTCGGGATAATGGTGCCGGGATAAGTGCGGCTGCACTTCCCAAGGTGTTCGACAAGTTCTATCAGCAGGATACTTCCCACTCCGCTGCCGGTAATGGCCTGGGGCTTACAATTGTCCATAAAATCATTCAGCTGCACGGCGGCACCATCACCTGTGGCAGTGTTCCGATGCAAGGGACCACCTTTACCCTGCTGCTTCCTGCCTCAAAGAAGCTGCCATCCACCAAATAA
- a CDS encoding suppressor of fused domain protein: MSEEEVEATGWDAIEEQMSGLYGQQEPKHYAALLPYILGGKDPLNGISAYQAEQPYPHWHFVTFGFSELYEKESEDPEYSGYGFELTFRLARTDGEEEPPAWAMNLLQNMARYVFSSGNIFASGHYLDANGPICLGADTRLTALAFTGDPELPAIDTPNGRVEFLQMVGITADELEAMMSWNTNAFLQASQGVLPAYITDLGRDSLLRLPAIEDAVRQGIERDGSQTGILYVDQLDFEPGRNRLLSKAPAVLAMGAQQAATVAMLLRGRLLKGRKLTLTSPKLQVVLEPAQETGCGEDGGTVRIGLSEEAVLELESKLKPKESEFKLSTAKELMIRVRKTYIKDQEGNVVDTIG, encoded by the coding sequence ATGAGCGAAGAAGAAGTGGAAGCAACCGGCTGGGATGCCATTGAGGAACAGATGTCGGGATTGTATGGACAACAGGAGCCGAAGCATTATGCTGCCTTGTTGCCCTACATTCTGGGAGGAAAGGACCCGCTTAACGGGATCAGCGCCTATCAAGCTGAACAGCCCTATCCGCATTGGCATTTTGTGACCTTCGGATTCTCTGAGCTGTATGAGAAGGAATCAGAGGACCCTGAATACAGCGGCTACGGATTTGAGCTGACCTTCCGGCTGGCACGTACTGACGGAGAAGAGGAGCCTCCGGCCTGGGCCATGAATCTGCTGCAGAATATGGCTCGATATGTGTTCAGCAGCGGCAATATTTTTGCTTCAGGGCATTATCTGGATGCGAACGGTCCCATCTGTCTGGGGGCGGATACCCGGCTGACCGCTCTGGCTTTTACCGGTGATCCGGAGCTTCCGGCGATCGATACCCCGAATGGGCGGGTAGAGTTTCTGCAAATGGTGGGGATTACAGCGGATGAACTGGAAGCCATGATGTCTTGGAATACCAACGCATTCCTGCAGGCCAGCCAAGGAGTACTACCTGCATATATTACTGATCTTGGACGTGATTCGCTGCTGCGGCTTCCGGCAATAGAGGATGCAGTGCGGCAGGGGATTGAACGTGACGGGTCCCAGACAGGCATCCTGTACGTGGATCAATTGGACTTCGAGCCTGGCAGAAACCGTCTGCTCAGCAAAGCGCCGGCCGTTCTGGCCATGGGGGCGCAGCAGGCAGCAACGGTAGCCATGCTGCTGCGCGGCCGCCTGCTGAAGGGCAGGAAGCTGACGCTCACCAGCCCCAAACTGCAGGTTGTGCTGGAACCGGCACAAGAGACCGGCTGCGGGGAAGACGGCGGGACCGTCCGCATCGGCCTAAGTGAAGAGGCTGTCCTGGAGCTGGAATCGAAGCTTAAGCCTAAGGAGAGTGAGTTCAAGCTGTCCACAGCCAAGGAGCTGATGATACGGGTGAGAAAGACGTATATCAAAGACCAGGAGGGCAATGTTGTGGATACCATCGGCTAA